One segment of Streptomyces sp. YIM 121038 DNA contains the following:
- a CDS encoding DUF3558 domain-containing protein → MHRPAQRQRQRLTRVLVGAAAAPVILFAAACSGDDSGSGSDGGKKDSADKPSASASKGSGGEAATVEKAAYGKLPEPCRTLSKKTLDGLVPSAKDKAGKTGTSDDVSTRGNCTWESLEDNGVDGSQFRWLRVSLNRFESDQSLGSGAKRAQANFAKQVADAQAVKGAKSAKTTPVPGTGDQATLVSYDVTKGKETFKQQTLVTRVENAVVTVDYNGAGLAGDKQPNAADLGKATQKAAKEAAASVVAANKAGGPATSDKPKGDAKGDTKDGAKDGADDGAKSDAKDKPKAGDGKGSALDGAKH, encoded by the coding sequence ATGCACCGACCCGCACAGCGACAGCGACAGCGACTCACCCGCGTTCTGGTGGGCGCGGCCGCCGCACCGGTGATCCTCTTCGCCGCCGCCTGCAGCGGCGACGACTCCGGCTCCGGTTCGGACGGCGGCAAGAAGGACTCCGCGGACAAGCCCTCCGCCTCGGCGTCGAAGGGCTCCGGCGGTGAGGCCGCGACCGTCGAGAAGGCCGCGTACGGGAAGCTTCCCGAGCCCTGCAGGACGCTCTCGAAGAAGACGCTGGACGGCCTCGTTCCGTCCGCCAAGGACAAGGCGGGCAAGACGGGCACGTCGGACGACGTGTCGACGCGGGGCAACTGCACCTGGGAGAGCCTGGAGGACAACGGCGTCGACGGCTCCCAGTTCCGCTGGCTGCGGGTCTCCCTGAACCGCTTCGAGTCCGACCAGTCCCTGGGCAGCGGCGCCAAGCGCGCGCAGGCCAACTTCGCCAAGCAGGTCGCGGACGCGCAGGCGGTCAAGGGCGCGAAGAGCGCGAAGACCACTCCGGTGCCGGGCACGGGCGACCAGGCGACGCTGGTCAGCTACGACGTGACCAAGGGCAAGGAGACCTTCAAGCAGCAGACCCTGGTGACGCGCGTGGAGAACGCCGTCGTCACCGTCGACTACAACGGCGCGGGCCTCGCGGGCGACAAGCAGCCGAACGCCGCCGACCTCGGCAAGGCCACGCAGAAGGCCGCGAAGGAGGCCGCCGCGTCGGTCGTCGCGGCGAACAAGGCGGGCGGCCCGGCGACTTCGGACAAGCCGAAGGGCGACGCCAAGGGCGACACGAAGGACGGCGCGAAGGACGGCGCCGACGACGGCGCGAAGAGCGACGCCAAGGACAAGCCGAAGGCCGGGGACGGCAAGGGCTCGGCCCTCGACGGCGCCAAGCACTAG
- a CDS encoding peptidase, protein MTATATARTRIFRRRATGLAVAGTALVLAVPASATALAGQGAAAAADPVSVLKYTAKERKDALAYWTPARMKAVGKSVDLGPTGPKAKPWRGPTLKTVGRLFFVNAGGADTWCTATAVKSANRSAVMTAAHCVRRGSSPYNTNTAMVFVPAYHKGRTPYGAFAVRQAATPRTWEKDSVNDMSALTVDADKDGKKVTDAVGGQAIAFDRPVGGTVSAFGYSATRPQRGEELLRCTGTAKKEHGQQAISCDMSGGSSGGPWLAGFNTTTGKGGVLVSVNSALDSLTPTKMYGEVWKATAQKVYDRAQGR, encoded by the coding sequence ATGACCGCCACCGCCACCGCCAGAACCCGCATCTTCCGGCGCCGGGCCACGGGGCTCGCCGTCGCCGGTACGGCCCTCGTCCTCGCCGTCCCGGCCTCGGCGACGGCCCTGGCGGGGCAGGGCGCGGCCGCGGCCGCCGACCCGGTCTCCGTCCTGAAGTACACCGCCAAGGAACGCAAGGACGCCCTCGCCTACTGGACGCCCGCCCGGATGAAGGCCGTCGGGAAGTCCGTGGACCTCGGCCCGACGGGCCCGAAGGCCAAGCCGTGGCGTGGCCCCACGCTGAAGACCGTCGGGCGGCTCTTCTTCGTCAACGCAGGCGGCGCCGACACCTGGTGCACCGCCACGGCCGTCAAGAGCGCCAACCGCTCCGCCGTGATGACCGCGGCCCACTGCGTGCGCCGGGGCTCCTCCCCGTACAACACCAACACCGCCATGGTGTTCGTCCCCGCCTACCACAAGGGCAGGACGCCGTACGGCGCGTTCGCCGTCCGGCAGGCCGCGACCCCGCGCACCTGGGAGAAGGACTCCGTCAACGACATGTCCGCGCTGACCGTCGACGCCGACAAGGACGGCAAGAAGGTCACCGATGCCGTCGGCGGCCAGGCCATCGCCTTCGACCGCCCGGTGGGCGGCACCGTCTCCGCCTTCGGCTACTCCGCCACCCGCCCGCAGCGCGGCGAGGAACTCCTGCGCTGCACCGGTACGGCCAAGAAGGAGCACGGCCAGCAGGCCATCTCCTGCGACATGAGCGGCGGTTCCAGCGGCGGCCCGTGGCTGGCCGGATTCAACACCACCACGGGCAAGGGCGGCGTCCTGGTCTCGGTCAACAGCGCGCTGGACTCGCTGACCCCGACCAAGATGTACGGAGAGGTGTGGAAGGCCACGGCCCAGAAGGTCTACGACCGGGCGCAGGGCCGCTGA